In Perca fluviatilis chromosome 18, GENO_Pfluv_1.0, whole genome shotgun sequence, one genomic interval encodes:
- the LOC120546454 gene encoding galectin-8-like, with amino-acid sequence MSATTPRQTFLNPVIPFAGTILGGLLPGEMVLIQGSVPSDADRFQVDFTCGSSVKPRADVAFHFNPRFRRSACVVCNSLQSERWGREEVLHAKPFAAGETFELIVLVLKDAFKVAVNGAHVLEYKHRVDLDRVDTLSISGKVHVGAVGILANTVRHTHTPHPPHRVNRLAASNANAFTPAGRPTEASHHHGQEEIERMPPSVS; translated from the exons GTGATCCCCTTCGCTGGGACGATCCTGGGCGGGCTGTTGCCGGGGGAGATGGTTCTCATCCAGGGCTCGGTGCCGTCTGATGCCGACAG GTTCCAGGTAGACTTCACGTGTGGCAGCAGCGTGAAGCCGCGAGCTGACGTGGCGTTCCACTTCAACCCGCGGTTCAGGAGGTCAGCGTGTGTCGTGTGCAACTCTCTGCAGAGCGAGCGCTGGGGCCGGGAGGAGGTCCTGCACGCCAAACCCTTCGCCGCCGGCGAGACGTTCGAACTCATCGTGCTCGTCCTCAAAGACGCGTttaag GTGGCGGTGAACGGAGCTCACGTTCTGGAGTACAAACACCGCGTGGATCTGGATCGGGTCGACACCCTGTCCATCTCTGGGAAGGTCCACGTGGGAGCTGTGGGCATCCTGGCCAACactgtgagacacacacacacac CGCATCCGCCACACCGGGTGAATCGCCTCGCTGCCTCCAACGCCAACGCCTTCACCCCGGCCGGCCGGCCGACAGAAGCCTCCCACCACCACGGCCAGGAGGAGATCGAACGCATGCCCCCCAGTGTCTCATGA